The following nucleotide sequence is from Acidovorax radicis.
GGCACCACGGCCGTGGCCTCGATTTCGATCTTCGCGCGTTCTTCCATGAGCCCAGCCACCTGCACGCAGGCCATGGCCGGAAAGTTCTTGCCCAGCACCTCGCGGTAGACGGCCCCCAGCTCGCGAAGGCGCGCGTTGTATTCCTTGCGGTCCACCACGTACCAGGTCAGCCGCACCAGGTGTTCTGGCCCGGAGCCACCGGCTTCCAGCACGGCGCGCACGTTGAGCAGGGTCTGCCGCGTCTGGTCGATGAAGTCATCGCTTTCAAATTGCTGCTGCGCGTTCCAGCCGATCTGGCCGCCGGTGAAGATCATCGTGCCGCGTGCGGCCACGCCGTTGGCATATCCCTTGGGAGGCACCCAGCCTGCGGGTTGCAAAAATGTGTTCATGGTTTCTTAGGTGTCGGTGCGGGGCGCCTGTTGGGCTGCCTGGCGCAGCTTGAAGCGTTGGAGTTTGCCGGTTTCGGTGCGCGGCAGCGTGCTGGCGAACTCAATGACGCGGGGGTATTTGAACGGGGCAATGGTGGCTTTGACGTGGTCCTGCAAGGCCTTGACCATGGCGGCGTCGCCCGTGTGGCCGGGCTTCAACACGCAGATGGCCTTTACGACCATGCCGCGCTCTTCGTCCGGCACGCCGATCACGCCACACTCGGCCACGGCGGGGTGGCGCAGCAAGGCGTCTTCGACTTCGGGGCCGCCCACGTTGTAACCC
It contains:
- a CDS encoding RidA family protein yields the protein MNTFLQPAGWVPPKGYANGVAARGTMIFTGGQIGWNAQQQFESDDFIDQTRQTLLNVRAVLEAGGSGPEHLVRLTWYVVDRKEYNARLRELGAVYREVLGKNFPAMACVQVAGLMEERAKIEIEATAVVPDSVD